Genomic DNA from Methanosarcina sp. MTP4:
AAGTATCTGTCTTGAAGGGATTAATTATCAGTTCCTGGGAACCAGCTGATAAGGATTTCCGGCGGCTGAACTGAAATTTACGGTGAATGAACTGAAATTTACGGGGGAGTAGCCATTATAGAATTCGATTTACTGTCCGAGGCCTGCGTCCTTAAACATGACTGGCGCCTCTTTGACATTGAAAAGCAGCTGAATATCCTGCGTTACATAAACCCGGTGAATGGGGGCAGGGAAAGGGCAAAGTTCCTGAAGGCATACGCCGCTGGCAAATCCTACGACCCTGTCTTCGAATACGAGGAGCCGGGTCCGGAAGTTGGGGAGTTTTGCAGGAAAATGGGGCGGATAAGGGGTAAACTTGAAAACTGCAGGGCTTCTTTCTTTGCTCCCGTTTACATCGAAAAAATTGACAGGCTCCGGAAACTGGCTGAACTCCTGAAGCACAGGGATTCTCCCGCTTTCGGGCCTGAGCTTGTATCTTATTTCGGACCCCCCTCAGAAAAGGTCCTCCGGGAGGCTGGAAGAAATCTCAGGATGTTTCAGGTTGCGGACGAGCCTGAAAACCTGGGCCCGGCTGCGGTCCGCGGGATTTTTGAAAATGAACTCCGGGCTTACGGCCTGGAATGGGAAGTCAGGCCCTTCCTTGAAGGTGGGGCGAAGCTGGCTGTCAACTCCACCCGGGGGGAAGTATACGTTGACCTTTCCGCCCGGTTTTCCGAAAATAGTATCAAACGCTACCTCTACCACGAAATCCGCACCCACGTTTTCAGGGCTGAAAACGGGAAAAGGCAGCCCCTTACAATTTTCCTCTCCGGTTTTCCGGGCTACAGTGAAACCGAAGAAGGGCTCGCCGTTTACAACGAATACGCAAACGGCCTCCTGGACCCTGAAACCCTCAAGAAATACAGCGCAAGGGTAATAGCAGCTTCAATGGTCCCTCATGCCTCCTTTTCCGAAATTTTCGAAGAAATGCTCCGGCACTTCCCCCCGGAAAAAGCCTACACGATTACCCAGCGGGTCAAAAGAGGAATGGTAGACACATCCCTTCCCGGAGGCTACACAAAAGACTACATCTACCTGAGCGGCTTCCTGAAAGTCCGCGACTTCCTGCAAACCCGGCCCTCAAAATCCGCTGCCCTGAAAACTCTGTATTGCGGAAAAATCGGCCTCGAAAACTTTGAAATGGCCCGGGACTTGCTCGAACGGGGTTTCCTGAAAATGCCGCGCTACCCTCCCGAAATGGAGCTTCCGGCTCAGGATGCAGTGATGAAAATGCGGTGATGAAAATGCAGTGATGAAAATGCAGTGATGTCATAAGTGCGAAAAATATATTCTTAGACCGACTCTCCTTTTCTCCTTACTTTTCAGAACCCCGGCCCCTCACCGGGCGCCGAAGGCGGCCGGCTTTTCCCACCCGAATTGCGCTTCGGGATCGCAGTAAATCGAAGATTTACTGGGAGTTGCACTGCAAGTGCAACAGCACGCGGTCCTTTTCGGTCGCTTCGCTCCCTCAAGAGGATTTAATAATCGGTTGAGGACGCATTCAGGCCGCTTTGGTTTTAAGAGATCGATCAAAAAAAAGGACACGTTTTGCCTTTTTATATTGGAATCCTTTTTTCAGTCATCGGGATGCACTTTTTAGTTATCATAATACCTTTCTTCAGTCATCGGGATGCACTTTTCAGTTATCAGAATACCTTTCTTCAGTCATCGGGATGCACTTTTCAGTTATCAGAATATACTTATCAGTCATCTGGATACACTTTTTAATTATTGAAATGTAGTTTTCAGTCATCTGGATGCACTTTTTGGTTATCACAATACACTTCAAAATTTACTTTATAGAATATTTAGCAAATTAATCGTAAGATTGCTTCTCCTGGTGAAAAATCTGTTTCTTTTCAATTATTTTCAAGGAAAGGCCGCTCGCCTGCGTCGAGCGTGGGGTGGGCACGGGTTTGCCATCTAAACGGTTACTCGGATTTTTAAGACCGATCCTTAAAATGGCTGTAGGTTGCAGGTCATTTTTTTCAAAAACAAGTCCTTAAAAAGGTCCCGAAGGCTTTCATCAGGCGCAGGGAATTGCCGGAGAGCATGAGCTTTTTCAGTACGACCGAGGGGTGGTCCATGTCCCCGTATTCCGTGATTGTCTCAAGGATTGAAGGGGTGTTCAGGGAAGCTATCAGTTCGTTCAGCTGCCTGTCTTCCAGTTTCCCTATGTGGTCATGGACTTTCATGCCGATTTCAAGTTCCTTTCCAGGCGTTTTTCGCCAGAGCCGGTCGTATTCGGAAAGCCTTCCTGAGCCGGTGTTTCCTTCAAGGGCGGCTTCGGCGGCGACTCTTCCTGCAATTTTGGCGGCAAGGGCTCCGGGATAGACTCCTCCCCCGGAGGTGGGTTTTGCCTGCCCGGCAGCGTCTCCTACCACAAGTACCCCGTCAGTTGATGTTTTTTCCGGGGGGCCGATGGGAATACCTCCCACCACGAAATCCAGCATGCCCCCTCCGTACCTGGCTTTTACGTGGGGATTAGAACTGAGGAACTTCTGCAGGCGGGAAACGGGTGTTTCACCCTGCCCCAGCATTTTGGGTTCCACGGCAAGCCCTATTCTCGAAACCTTTTCGTTCAGGGGCACGGTCCAGGCAAAAAAACCGGGGGCATGAGAGCCCGGGAAAAGTTCAACAAAAGCGCTGTCCTCGGAAGCATAGGGGGCTTCGACCTGGATCCCCGGCAGCACACGTTTTGGCATCCCCAGTCCCGCATACCGGGCTATCCGGCTTTTCACGCCGTCTGCTCCTATCACCACCCCCGCATTTATGACTTCGGGTTTGCCATTCCTGAGGACCTTTAGTTTTACAGGATGATCTTTTTTCCTGCCTTCTTTCCTGCCGTTTTCTTTTTTGTATTCATTTTCGGCTCTCAGGCCTGCTTTTTCGAGCCCTGAATGTTCAAGCCCCGCGTTTTCAAGCCCTACTGCCGTTGTCCTGAGGGAAAGCTCGACTCCCTCCTCGACTGCCAGGGTTGCCAGGGTGCGGTCGAAGTTTTTCCTGGAGACCACATAGGCTTTGGTCTGCTTCCCGTCGATTGGGAGGGACTGCCCGTCGGGAGCATGGACAAAAGCCCCCCGAATGGAATTGAACACGAACTCGTCCGAAGGCCTGAGCTCGCATTCCGCAACCGCTCTTGTGCTAAGGAGCCCGGTACAGCCTACAGGCGAGCCTATTGATGCGTGTTCTTCCACAAGGAGGACTTTAGCCCCATGTATTGCTGCGTACCGGGCAGCGGTGGAACCCACCGGGCCGGCGCCCACGACGACTACATCGTAATTCATTTTGTGGCCTTCAAATAGTAGGATTAAAATTATTGAATTAATACACAACTCTTAAAAAAATTGAAATTTGTGATGTTCAAGGATTCTGAAAGTATGAACAGGCTTATTTAGACATGTAATTTGGGATGCATTTTGCTGTAAAAACCCATAATTATCTGAATAACATTCTCTATTGTATCCAAATAGAATAGATATGCAAATAGGTTTTCTGCAGAGTATTTCAGGAATATAATAGTTTAAAAAATAGGTCATCTTCTTCAAACTCATAAAATTTTTCAGTTTGATAAATTTTATCCCAGTGTGAATGGCCTACTACCTTATCTTTAAAAATTACAAAATTCTCTCCTTCAATGCTGTATCTGCTTTTATATTTTATAGCATTAAAACCTAAATATATGGCACAATCTGCAATAAACCGAGTAAATATATACTCTGGTTTATCCCAACCTTTGTTACTTGGCGAATTATATATTAATGAAGACGAAATGATTGATTTGTAAAGATCATTATCATATACATTACCAGTAATGTCTGTTAAATCCAATATTTTGAGAGGTTGTGTGATCTTTAATTCCGCCATATAATATTTGGGATATTGTTTATTGCTTTTTACTTCTCTATCCTTATTGCCTTTTACTTCTCTATCCTTATTGCCTTTTACTTCTCTATCCTTATTGCCTTTTACTTCTCTATCCTTATTGCCTTTTACTTCTTTATAACTTAGTTTACTACGACTTGCAACATATAGGTATCCATAGCCATTATGATTAAATCGTCCTTCACTTGCTTCCTTATCAGAAGGAGGACCCATTTTGGAAACACGTTCAGAGTAATCCATTTTATTAAATTTATCTGGATTTTTAATGCATCTACATCGATATAGAATATCATTTATCGGTATTTTCTCAGTTTCTTCTGCAATATTCATAATAAGTTCATAAATTTGTTTACCAAATGGCTCTATAAGGACCAAAAATGGTGCTTTTTTTGCAGTATCAGCAATTTTTCTTATTTCATTAAAGTGTTCATTACTTTCAATTGAGAACTCACAAGGCCAAATATAATCTTTTAGAGAACTACCACAATTCGGACACAATAGCCTTTTGGTGTGACTGGGGTCAAATTCATCTAATGCAATTTTATTAGTATTATAAAATCCAGTTACAATGTCGATTCCAGCCCAATCTTTCCTGAATTTTTCAATGCAGTTTTCACATAAATAAAAATTAGTGCCATAATCAGATTCTAACGTATCGTAAAAGAAATTTTTGAAATGTTCAAACGCTTGATCTTTATAGTACCCACTTTCAATTCGCAAGCACTCTTCATCAGAAATATCGTCAAAGTTATGCATTTTATCTAATGAATAAATAAAAATATAAGTAGTTAAAACTTCTTGTTGGTAGTTAATATAGTCTTTAAAATAATAATAACAATAATAATAATAATAATACTAATATCTTCTTCAGCAACATACTTGTGTATTTATCTTGTGAGCCCATTAAGAGATAGTTTGCATACTGCAGGTAATTTGATATACCGATAAACATATCCTTCCTGAAAAACTGAACGATAACTTACTTAACCGTTTTCTTTGAATCAGACCAGTGCTTTCCATGCCGCAGAAAAAAGACAAGTTCCGATCTCCTCGCCCGAAAAGGCCGGGAAACGTTCCGGGAAATAAAAGTCCCCGGCCTCATGACAAGAAGACTAACAAAAATACTGACAAAAATACTGACAAGAAGGTTCAGGCTTCAAGGAAAAAAACCCCTAATAAATCCGGCAGTTCTTCTTTTAAAATGGAGCGCAGCCAGGAAAACAGGAACAGGCAGAAGGAGTCCTTGACTCATAAGGGACCATCCGGGAAACCATCCGGAAAAAGCTCCGGCAGGCGTTTCGAGTACGAAAACGACAGCATTTTCTGGTGCAGGGAGTGCAACCTGCCTTTGATAGGGGAAGAGTGCGGGATTTGCGGCACGAAAGGTTTTCCAATAACCCTTTCCCAGCCGGCAGATGTCCGTTTCTGTTCCCCCTACGAACGGGAAGTCCTGGCAGAGCAGCTTGTTTCGGCTTTCGGCTGCGACCCCCTGGGGAACCGGATAATCCTCCTGAACAAAATCCCTGGTGAGGACAAGACCGATGAAATCATCGTGGACGGGCTGCACTTTGGGGTGCTCCGCTTCGAGCTTTCGAAAATGGACTACGTGTTTGAGCCCTCCGTGGAAGGATCAAAGTTACTCCTGCAGCACGGAGCAGGACAAAAAGTCGAGCTGAAAAAGACGAAAAACAGGCATCTGAACGGAAAAAACGTGGACGCCGGGCAGGTGGAGTCTTTTTCCAGGGACATAAGGGCAGGGGACTTCGTGCTCGTGACTGCGGGCAGCCTGAGCGGATACGGGATTTCTTACATCGACGGTTCGGAATTTGACTCTAAAAAAGATTCAGGCGAAAAAGTCCTCCGTGTAAGAAAAATCGACAGTTCGGAGGAGTTTCTTCATAAGAAAGTCCCTTCCATGGCCTCCTGCATCGAGGCGAACAAAAAACATCTCCAGGCCCTCGGGAAAAATGCCATCAATGCCATCCGGGGAATTGCAAATCGGAATGAGTACAGGAAGCTGCCGGTTTACGTCTCCTTCAGCGGGGGAAAAGACAGCCTTGTGGTGCTTGACCTTACCCGGGCCGCTCTCAAGAAAAGAGAATTCAAGGCATTTTTCGTGAACACCGGGATCGAGTTTCCGGAAACGGTCGAGTTTGCCAGGGAGTATTGCCGGGAGCAGGGTGTGCCATATGAGGAGATGAATTCCGGGGATGCGTTCTGGGAGAATGTGGAGAGGTTCGGGCCCCCTGCAAAAGATTTCCGCTGGTGCTGCAAGGTCTGCAAGCTGGCATCCGCAGGGGATATTGAGGCAGGGAAAAATGGCCGCGGGAAGGGAACTGAAAGGGCCCTGTCCGGAAACGGACCCGGAGCATTCCTATACGAGGTCGGAATTGAAGCAGCTGCCCGCAAAGCCGGGCACAGCGCAGACGCCGTGGCATACCTGACAGTTGACGGGAAAAGGAAGCACGAGTCTTTTTCACGGGCAAAGATCGCAGCCAGTGAAACGAACCCCTTTGTCCCGAACCAGCTCAACATCTTCCCGATCCGGGACTGGAGGGCGCTTGAGGTCTGGCTTTATATCCACTGGCGGAAGCTGGCTTACAACCCCCTGTATGACCAGGGCTTTGAAAGGGTCGGCTGCTGGCTCTGCCCGTCGGCCCTTGCGGCTGAATACGCCAGGGTAAAGGAACTGCACCCTGAGATGCATGAGAGGTGGAACACTTTTCTCCTTGCCTGGGCAAAAAGCCTGGGGCTTTCGGAAAAATTCGTTGAGCACGGGTTCTGGCGCTGGAAAGAGCTGCCTCCCAAGATGCTGAAACTGGCCGAAGAGCTGGGAATTTCTGTCCTTCCGGAAGAAAATGCCGAAGCTTTTGAAATCGAGGTTGTTTCCGGGATTTCTCCCTGCAAAGCAGGGGGCTTTTCCGTGGAAGCCGGGGTAAAAGGGGTCAAGCTGAGGGAAGCTGCCGAATTTCTGAACGTGCTTGGCCCTGTGGTCCGGGCAGAAGAACTGGGCATGCTGCTCGTAAGAACCGGTTCCGGGACCGTGAAGTTCTTTTCGAACGGAAACCTGCTGGTAAGCTCGGACACAAAACCCAGGGCAGTTTCCCTTTTTAAGGAGACCGCAAAACAGTTCGCAAGGCTTTCCCGCTGTACCGGCTGCGGGATCTGTGAGAAAGCCTGCCCCGTGGGTGCGGTTGCTGTCAATGGGAACGAGGTACGTGTAAGTGAAGCCTGTATCAGGTGCGGCAAGTGCACGGAAGCCTGTGTGGTGACCAGGTATTTCGACAGGCTTTTCCCGGACTTCGATGAAAAATTAAAAATCTAAGAACGCTATATTAATACTGATCAAATACTGATTAAATACTGGTTATGAATCAGTGGGAATGCGGTAGAGGACTGGGCAGGTAGGAATACTGTTATATTTTTAAATAGGTTATAATTATATTTCTCCGATGACAGAGGCTTTAGGAGAAGTCGGTGTTTCAAAGCTGAATTACTGTACTATAGTCAAGGACCTAAATTCCTTCACCAATCTCAAGTTAAAGTTTAACCACAGAAAGCACGGAAAACACGGAATAAAAGAAATAGGGGCACAATCCTTCCGTGCTTTCCGTGTCTTCCGTGGTTATAATGTAAGTGTAAATATTTGCGTTCGGGACTATAATTGGATTCTCGTATAAATCCTGATAACTCGTATAAATCCTGATAACTCGTATAAATCCTGATAACTCGTATAAATCCTGATAACTCGTATAAATCCTGGTAAATTGAATTCTTGTATGAGTCTTCGTAAATAAAATTATCTTGCCGGAATGGAAAAAGTAAGCCTCTCCGGAAGAAAGTAATTATCCTGGTAAAGAAAATGAAGTTCAATCAACCCTATGACGGAGTTAGCCAGCTGATTGAAAGCCGCTGGAAGATCGCAGCGGCTCTGGTAATAGCTGTGCTTTTGTATTTCGCCTTTTTAATCATGATCCCTCTGGCAGACGGGGTCGTGCTGGGGCTTGTGTTTGCTTATATTGCCAGACCTATCCGCATGAAGTTCAAAAGGTATAAGAAATTAGGGTCGCTGGTCGCCAGTACCTGCATCTTCGTCCCCATCATATTCATTGTCGGAGCAGGTGTTGTTGAAATCCTGCACCAGATTTCCTGGGTCATTGACAACCAGACCGTGGTCATCGGCAGTATCTTTGATTTTGTGAGTGCTCTGGAAATCCCGGAGAGATACCTCGATCAGATTAATTCGGCTGTCTGGTCCCTTTTTTCCTCGCTTCTCCCTGCAATCGGGGGGATAGGAATTATTTCCTATGCCCAGAGCATAAGTTTGTTTGTCATAAATTTCATCGTTTCCATAATCCTCTGCTATTTTCTGCTTTCCGACGGGGACCGGCTTTACTGCGCCTTCCTTGCAGTCGTGCCTGAGGAATATCAGGGTACCGTAAATAGATATGCATCCCACCTGGACCTGATCCTGACCGGCGTCTTCATAGGAAACGCCTATGCAGCCCTGATTGTAAGTGTGACTTCCGTTGTGGTTTTCTACGCTTTCGGGCTTACCCATGTGCTTGCGCTTGCAACCCTTATCTTCATAGCATCGATAATTCCTCTCTTTGCCGGGTATATGGTACTCGTCCCCCTGACGGTGCTGCGCTACTTTGACCAGGGTTTCGAGAGTGCGCTCATCTTCTTCGTGGTTTCCTCTCTTGTCATCTACGGCCCCCCCGAACTGATCCTCCGCCCCTACCTGACCAGTCTAAAGTCCAACATCCATCCCATGTTCCTGATGCTTGCTTTCCTGGGAGGGGCTTTTGTTGGCGGGGTTGCGGGCTTTTTTGCAGCTCCGATCCTGCTCGGAGCCCTGGTGGCGGCGTACAGGGTTTACCAGGAGACCATGCATCCCGAGCTTGTGGAAAAAGCCGACCCAAACCTCAAGAACCTGGGGTACAACTGTAAGAAAGAGACATGTGAAGAGGCGCCGTAACGAGTCCCGATGCAGTAAAGAGTCTTTATTGTCTTTACTGCATTTACTGCCTTTTCCCTCTATTATGTTGCCCTGCATCGTTTTTCCTTTTCCTGCAAAAGGGAAAAAGCCTGGTAAAGAGGAGTTCAAAGGCAGGTATGACCTGTGTTTTCCTGGAAGATTGGCGCTTTAAGGGAATCCGGGAGTTACCTGAGATCCCGAAAGCTATCGGTATTCTCCCTGGCCGAGCCGGGATTCAATGATGCTACATGACATGGTTTTTGATGCTGGGCAATCCATCTTCATGAAGTTTAATTCAAAAAATTTAACGCCATTGAATATTTTCATACCTTTATAATATTCAGTAAAATTAAATCGTTTAAAGGGCGCATTGAATTTGAAGCGATTATGATATATATTTCTACGTACTTATAAAAAACGTAGATTGAGAGTTAAAGGGTTTCCTCTCAATCTCATGGGTTGGATCATTGGTAGGAGCCGGAAAGTGGGAACATCGGGCTCCTATCCACTACTATTCTAACAATTTTATCGTTGTCGTCCGGTTTTTTCTAACGTTTTTATTAAAAATAAAGCTTGTGAGCGATCCTAAAAAAAATTTGAATTTTGTGGAGTTATGTCCCGCACTCATTTTTGGTCTCACAGCAATTCGATTTGATAAAATACCGCAATCTAT
This window encodes:
- a CDS encoding tyrosine/phenylalanine carboxypeptidase domain-containing protein — encoded protein: MNGGRERAKFLKAYAAGKSYDPVFEYEEPGPEVGEFCRKMGRIRGKLENCRASFFAPVYIEKIDRLRKLAELLKHRDSPAFGPELVSYFGPPSEKVLREAGRNLRMFQVADEPENLGPAAVRGIFENELRAYGLEWEVRPFLEGGAKLAVNSTRGEVYVDLSARFSENSIKRYLYHEIRTHVFRAENGKRQPLTIFLSGFPGYSETEEGLAVYNEYANGLLDPETLKKYSARVIAASMVPHASFSEIFEEMLRHFPPEKAYTITQRVKRGMVDTSLPGGYTKDYIYLSGFLKVRDFLQTRPSKSAALKTLYCGKIGLENFEMARDLLERGFLKMPRYPPEMELPAQDAVMKMR
- a CDS encoding NAD(P)/FAD-dependent oxidoreductase, which codes for MNYDVVVVGAGPVGSTAARYAAIHGAKVLLVEEHASIGSPVGCTGLLSTRAVAECELRPSDEFVFNSIRGAFVHAPDGQSLPIDGKQTKAYVVSRKNFDRTLATLAVEEGVELSLRTTAVGLENAGLEHSGLEKAGLRAENEYKKENGRKEGRKKDHPVKLKVLRNGKPEVINAGVVIGADGVKSRIARYAGLGMPKRVLPGIQVEAPYASEDSAFVELFPGSHAPGFFAWTVPLNEKVSRIGLAVEPKMLGQGETPVSRLQKFLSSNPHVKARYGGGMLDFVVGGIPIGPPEKTSTDGVLVVGDAAGQAKPTSGGGVYPGALAAKIAGRVAAEAALEGNTGSGRLSEYDRLWRKTPGKELEIGMKVHDHIGKLEDRQLNELIASLNTPSILETITEYGDMDHPSVVLKKLMLSGNSLRLMKAFGTFLRTCF
- a CDS encoding RES domain-containing protein; amino-acid sequence: MHNFDDISDEECLRIESGYYKDQAFEHFKNFFYDTLESDYGTNFYLCENCIEKFRKDWAGIDIVTGFYNTNKIALDEFDPSHTKRLLCPNCGSSLKDYIWPCEFSIESNEHFNEIRKIADTAKKAPFLVLIEPFGKQIYELIMNIAEETEKIPINDILYRCRCIKNPDKFNKMDYSERVSKMGPPSDKEASEGRFNHNGYGYLYVASRSKLSYKEVKGNKDREVKGNKDREVKGNKDREVKGNKDREVKSNKQYPKYYMAELKITQPLKILDLTDITGNVYDNDLYKSIISSSLIYNSPSNKGWDKPEYIFTRFIADCAIYLGFNAIKYKSRYSIEGENFVIFKDKVVGHSHWDKIYQTEKFYEFEEDDLFFKLLYS
- a CDS encoding phosphoadenosine phosphosulfate reductase family protein, with the protein product MPQKKDKFRSPRPKRPGNVPGNKSPRPHDKKTNKNTDKNTDKKVQASRKKTPNKSGSSSFKMERSQENRNRQKESLTHKGPSGKPSGKSSGRRFEYENDSIFWCRECNLPLIGEECGICGTKGFPITLSQPADVRFCSPYEREVLAEQLVSAFGCDPLGNRIILLNKIPGEDKTDEIIVDGLHFGVLRFELSKMDYVFEPSVEGSKLLLQHGAGQKVELKKTKNRHLNGKNVDAGQVESFSRDIRAGDFVLVTAGSLSGYGISYIDGSEFDSKKDSGEKVLRVRKIDSSEEFLHKKVPSMASCIEANKKHLQALGKNAINAIRGIANRNEYRKLPVYVSFSGGKDSLVVLDLTRAALKKREFKAFFVNTGIEFPETVEFAREYCREQGVPYEEMNSGDAFWENVERFGPPAKDFRWCCKVCKLASAGDIEAGKNGRGKGTERALSGNGPGAFLYEVGIEAAARKAGHSADAVAYLTVDGKRKHESFSRAKIAASETNPFVPNQLNIFPIRDWRALEVWLYIHWRKLAYNPLYDQGFERVGCWLCPSALAAEYARVKELHPEMHERWNTFLLAWAKSLGLSEKFVEHGFWRWKELPPKMLKLAEELGISVLPEENAEAFEIEVVSGISPCKAGGFSVEAGVKGVKLREAAEFLNVLGPVVRAEELGMLLVRTGSGTVKFFSNGNLLVSSDTKPRAVSLFKETAKQFARLSRCTGCGICEKACPVGAVAVNGNEVRVSEACIRCGKCTEACVVTRYFDRLFPDFDEKLKI
- a CDS encoding AI-2E family transporter, with amino-acid sequence MKFNQPYDGVSQLIESRWKIAAALVIAVLLYFAFLIMIPLADGVVLGLVFAYIARPIRMKFKRYKKLGSLVASTCIFVPIIFIVGAGVVEILHQISWVIDNQTVVIGSIFDFVSALEIPERYLDQINSAVWSLFSSLLPAIGGIGIISYAQSISLFVINFIVSIILCYFLLSDGDRLYCAFLAVVPEEYQGTVNRYASHLDLILTGVFIGNAYAALIVSVTSVVVFYAFGLTHVLALATLIFIASIIPLFAGYMVLVPLTVLRYFDQGFESALIFFVVSSLVIYGPPELILRPYLTSLKSNIHPMFLMLAFLGGAFVGGVAGFFAAPILLGALVAAYRVYQETMHPELVEKADPNLKNLGYNCKKETCEEAP